One segment of Nodosilinea sp. PGN35 DNA contains the following:
- a CDS encoding glycosyltransferase produces MHLSVITISKDDPEGLGQTLTSTQAVAAIEHIVVLGGDRPEPSLAVAKPFDCITIQQRDQGISAAFNLGLAKATGLGVMFLNGGDVLLEPGLIAHALDCLTKRPDLDILLYDAIFDDGIAGPYTYRSQRCYGPKLNRMGLGMPGSHQAMIVRRSCFDRVGLFSPDYRVAMDYDWLCRWHKTSDSSRRACFVDFPPVVEVDGKGVSISREPLCLYECFLALRRNGLFKGRYAADYLNRLLRFGTRHTMMKLRLNGLVAEIKRWKHR; encoded by the coding sequence ATGCACCTCTCAGTTATCACGATTAGCAAAGACGATCCCGAGGGGTTGGGCCAAACTCTGACCTCGACTCAGGCGGTGGCCGCCATTGAGCACATTGTGGTGCTAGGGGGCGATCGCCCCGAGCCCTCCCTCGCCGTTGCGAAGCCCTTTGACTGCATCACCATTCAGCAGCGCGACCAGGGTATATCCGCTGCGTTTAACTTGGGTTTGGCCAAGGCCACCGGGCTGGGGGTGATGTTTCTCAACGGGGGCGATGTTTTGCTGGAGCCAGGTCTGATTGCCCATGCCCTCGACTGTTTAACTAAACGCCCAGACCTCGATATTTTGCTGTACGACGCCATTTTTGACGATGGCATAGCTGGCCCCTATACCTACCGCAGCCAGAGATGCTATGGCCCCAAGCTCAACCGCATGGGGCTGGGTATGCCCGGCTCTCACCAGGCGATGATTGTGCGGCGCAGCTGCTTTGATCGGGTGGGGTTGTTCAGCCCAGACTACCGCGTGGCGATGGACTATGACTGGCTGTGTCGGTGGCACAAAACCTCAGATTCAAGCCGCCGGGCTTGTTTTGTAGACTTTCCGCCGGTAGTCGAGGTAGATGGCAAAGGGGTTTCTATATCCCGTGAGCCGCTGTGCCTTTACGAGTGCTTTTTGGCGCTGCGGAGAAACGGCTTATTTAAGGGCAGGTACGCGGCGGATTATTTGAACCGACTGTTGCGGTTTGGTACCCGCCACACCATGATGAAGCTCAGGCTCAATGGTTTAGTGGCTGAGATAAAACGATGGAAACACCGATAG
- the asnB gene encoding asparagine synthase (glutamine-hydrolyzing) yields the protein MCGISGLLAASSLREQDIAVVGHMNQRLTHRGPDSDGMFVADPVVLAMRRLSIVDLAGGQQPIFNETKDIVIVCNGEIYNHRELRRDLQGRGHSFASGSDVETIVHAYEEYGLDCLAKLRGMFAFALWDGPRQRLVLARDRMGEKPFYLYRDRDQNLWFSSEIQSLAVAMPRRQLTPEAFNLFLAFQYVPEPMAPLEGIQILPAGHGLVLEAGQPHADPFAYWDMATATEDPTHPIEVVRQSLDDACRLMGTADVPVAVALSGGIDSSLVAAVTARHYPEQLHAFTIGYASRPATDERSVAAALAAQLKIGFTEVELSHRAVVNDFPTLVAAMDTPIGDIAAYGYYAVSQAARQAGYPVLLSGMGGDEFFWGYQWVREAMVRNEAILAGQRQTLPFWRRWLGQTPSDQPDFFGVHDALRQGNTWARELMPPEDRDRLADSFWLDKNSLDLSQPLHIATSSLLNRTWLRSNCLALVDRLSMHHSVEVRLPLLDTVLVDRVTGMRNAGLQDWHQPHKHLLVEAMENVIPPEVLARKKQGFTPPTQDWMQSIVKRYSPLIANGSLVEQGLMLASQSAIKPGQFDLPFLYKLTLLECWSRLHIDRQAPESLNSLALSV from the coding sequence ATGTGTGGTATTAGCGGGCTGCTCGCGGCCTCAAGTCTCCGGGAACAGGACATTGCCGTGGTCGGCCACATGAATCAGCGCCTCACCCACCGGGGGCCAGATTCGGACGGCATGTTTGTGGCCGACCCGGTGGTGCTGGCCATGCGGCGGCTCTCGATTGTTGACCTGGCCGGGGGGCAGCAGCCCATCTTCAACGAAACTAAAGACATCGTCATTGTCTGCAACGGCGAAATCTATAACCACCGCGAACTGCGCCGCGACCTTCAGGGGCGGGGCCACAGTTTTGCCTCGGGCAGCGATGTCGAAACCATTGTGCACGCCTACGAAGAATACGGCCTCGACTGTCTCGCCAAACTGCGCGGCATGTTTGCCTTTGCCCTGTGGGATGGGCCTCGCCAGCGGCTGGTGCTAGCCCGCGATCGCATGGGCGAAAAGCCCTTTTATCTGTACCGCGATCGCGACCAAAATCTCTGGTTTTCGAGCGAAATTCAGAGCCTTGCCGTCGCCATGCCCCGGCGACAGCTCACCCCCGAAGCGTTCAATCTATTTCTGGCCTTTCAGTACGTGCCCGAGCCGATGGCTCCCCTGGAGGGCATTCAAATTTTGCCGGCGGGCCACGGGCTGGTGTTAGAGGCGGGCCAGCCCCACGCGGACCCCTTTGCCTACTGGGATATGGCGACGGCCACAGAAGACCCCACCCACCCCATCGAGGTGGTCAGGCAAAGTCTGGACGACGCCTGTCGCCTCATGGGCACCGCCGATGTGCCGGTGGCCGTGGCCCTCTCGGGGGGCATCGACTCTAGCCTGGTGGCCGCCGTCACCGCCCGCCACTACCCCGAACAGCTCCACGCCTTTACCATCGGCTACGCCAGCCGCCCCGCCACCGACGAGCGCAGTGTCGCCGCCGCCCTGGCCGCCCAGCTCAAGATCGGCTTTACCGAGGTCGAGCTGAGCCACCGCGCCGTGGTCAACGACTTCCCCACCCTGGTGGCCGCCATGGATACCCCCATTGGCGACATTGCCGCCTACGGCTACTACGCCGTCAGTCAGGCGGCCCGGCAGGCGGGCTACCCGGTGCTGCTCTCGGGCATGGGGGGCGACGAGTTTTTCTGGGGCTACCAGTGGGTGCGCGAGGCCATGGTACGCAACGAGGCCATCCTGGCCGGGCAGCGGCAGACCCTGCCGTTTTGGCGGCGGTGGCTGGGGCAAACACCCAGCGATCAGCCCGATTTCTTTGGCGTTCACGATGCCCTGCGCCAGGGCAACACCTGGGCCAGGGAGCTAATGCCCCCGGAGGATCGCGATCGCCTCGCCGACAGCTTTTGGCTCGACAAAAACAGCCTCGATTTGAGCCAGCCCCTGCACATCGCCACATCGAGCCTGCTCAACCGCACCTGGCTGCGATCGAACTGTCTGGCCCTGGTCGATCGCCTCAGCATGCACCACTCCGTCGAGGTGCGGCTGCCCCTGCTCGACACCGTGCTGGTCGATCGGGTCACGGGTATGCGCAACGCCGGGCTGCAAGACTGGCACCAGCCCCACAAGCACCTGCTGGTCGAGGCCATGGAGAACGTAATTCCCCCCGAGGTGCTGGCCCGCAAAAAGCAAGGCTTTACGCCCCCCACCCAGGATTGGATGCAGAGCATCGTCAAGCGCTACAGCCCTCTGATTGCCAACGGCTCCCTGGTCGAGCAGGGGTTGATGCTGGCCAGCCAGTCAGCGATTAAGCCCGGCCAGTTTGATCTACCCTTCCTCTATAAACTCACCCTGCTGGAATGCTGGTCGCGGCTCCATATCGATCGGCAGGCTCCAGAGTCCTTAAACAGTCTGGCGCTTTCGGTCTAG
- a CDS encoding radical SAM/SPASM domain-containing protein, which translates to MVSTPFLKHHFTPPTASQEQAALFAESVSNVIVEITQHCNRQCSYCPVSGVDRLTNREILPHDIFNQIIADLETIDYDRSICLNLYNEPTADRPLLLERIAYIRQRLPNSRIYFSTNGDFLTRDYLKAMVEAGLSELYVTLHPPKGQAYDDASAMTRFTEFSSRLGKGVKVHVLSPGHTIQGTLKLFNLKIHVFTTNYNVYGSDRGGSVASLTNASLQRTSPCSRPFNDFTVSYDGTIFPCCQMFADNELHRSRYAIGNIADFPDIFAAYASATMARWRQDLLRFSPKPSPCDTCSEDCRVGSEAEISERDDLYRQFVGEIEAPEPPPPAPRRLLNWLKPQRPLTHTGQR; encoded by the coding sequence ATGGTGAGTACACCGTTTTTAAAGCATCACTTCACCCCTCCCACTGCGTCCCAGGAGCAGGCGGCGCTATTTGCCGAGTCGGTGTCGAACGTCATTGTGGAGATTACCCAGCACTGCAACCGCCAGTGTTCCTACTGCCCGGTGTCGGGGGTCGATCGCCTCACCAACCGCGAGATTTTGCCCCACGACATTTTCAACCAAATTATTGCCGACCTGGAGACCATCGACTACGACAGGAGCATCTGCCTCAACCTCTACAATGAGCCCACCGCCGATCGCCCGCTGCTGCTGGAGCGCATCGCCTACATTCGCCAGCGCCTGCCCAACAGCCGCATCTACTTCAGCACCAACGGGGATTTTTTGACCCGCGACTACCTCAAAGCCATGGTCGAGGCCGGTCTGTCTGAGCTGTACGTGACCCTGCACCCGCCTAAAGGCCAGGCCTACGACGATGCCTCGGCCATGACGCGCTTTACCGAGTTCTCCAGCCGCCTGGGGAAGGGGGTAAAGGTGCACGTGCTCTCGCCGGGGCACACCATCCAGGGAACCCTCAAGCTGTTCAACCTGAAAATCCACGTGTTTACGACTAACTACAATGTGTATGGATCCGATCGCGGCGGTTCTGTGGCCAGTTTGACCAATGCGTCGCTCCAGCGCACCTCCCCCTGTAGTCGCCCCTTTAACGATTTCACGGTGTCCTACGACGGCACGATTTTCCCCTGCTGCCAGATGTTTGCCGACAACGAGCTGCACCGCAGCCGCTATGCGATCGGCAACATCGCCGACTTCCCCGATATTTTTGCCGCCTACGCCTCCGCAACCATGGCCCGGTGGCGGCAAGATCTGCTGAGATTTAGCCCCAAGCCCTCCCCCTGCGACACCTGCTCCGAAGACTGCCGGGTGGGCAGCGAGGCCGAAATCAGCGAACGGGACGACCTCTACAGACAGTTTGTCGGTGAGATAGAGGCCCCAGAACCGCCGCCGCCTGCCCCCAGGCGGCTGCTGAACTGGCTGAAGCCCCAGCGGCCTTTGACCCATACCGGACAGCGATAA
- a CDS encoding class I SAM-dependent methyltransferase, protein MATLSNLLTRAIQRLKLETPARRVLTKGIAELMTTLGNLEPETSPEAPGMPLKTLLPLWNRLVEHYSGANDPDLCRWAFTLLLEAQDSGLSPQELRSLLLTRLPVEAWHLIPPLEKRVSPVMNTWTYQNEVMEWDIPADALVLDVGSGGWPFKRADHLADRYPEETTHRVETMVRDQRPFFEADLERLPFEEKRYDFVFCSHVLEHLDHPGQAMRELMRVGKQGYIEVPTRLSDVMFNFTRLPNHHRWHGLVLGDTLVLIEWNPWERRDLGNDFFNALQSDYLNAFQEFFERNRDLFFVSYPWVDAIKFLIIDSQGVVVDSSGA, encoded by the coding sequence ATGGCTACCCTAAGCAACCTGTTAACAAGAGCCATCCAACGGCTGAAATTAGAAACCCCGGCAAGGCGGGTGCTGACTAAAGGCATTGCTGAGCTGATGACTACCCTGGGGAATCTGGAGCCTGAGACTAGCCCAGAGGCCCCCGGCATGCCCCTTAAGACCCTGCTACCGCTGTGGAACCGTCTCGTTGAACACTACAGCGGGGCCAACGATCCAGACCTGTGCCGGTGGGCATTTACCCTGTTGCTGGAGGCCCAGGACTCTGGGCTGAGCCCGCAGGAGCTGCGATCGCTTCTCCTCACCCGCCTACCCGTCGAAGCCTGGCACCTGATCCCGCCGCTGGAAAAGCGCGTCAGCCCGGTGATGAACACCTGGACCTACCAGAACGAGGTGATGGAGTGGGATATTCCTGCCGACGCCCTGGTGCTGGATGTGGGGTCGGGGGGCTGGCCCTTTAAGCGGGCCGACCACCTGGCCGATCGCTACCCCGAGGAAACCACCCATCGGGTCGAAACCATGGTGCGCGACCAGCGACCCTTTTTTGAGGCCGACCTAGAACGTTTGCCCTTTGAAGAGAAGCGCTACGACTTTGTGTTTTGCTCCCACGTGCTCGAGCACCTCGACCACCCCGGCCAGGCCATGCGCGAACTCATGCGGGTGGGAAAACAGGGCTACATTGAGGTACCCACCCGCCTGTCGGACGTGATGTTCAACTTTACCCGCCTGCCCAACCACCACCGCTGGCACGGCCTGGTGCTGGGTGACACCCTGGTGCTGATTGAGTGGAACCCCTGGGAGCGGCGCGATCTGGGCAACGACTTTTTTAATGCGCTGCAGAGCGACTATTTAAATGCTTTCCAGGAGTTCTTTGAGCGCAATCGGGATCTATTTTTTGTCTCTTACCCCTGGGTCGATGCGATTAAATTTTTAATCATCGATAGCCAGGGCGTCGTTGTTGACTCGTCGGGGGCGTAG
- a CDS encoding glycosyltransferase family 1 protein — MGQPLTLGIELIDDPNWMGGTLYLQNLAICLSRLPAQERPHVRLLGSPEIVANFTARHGPLPGINSSPKSLLQRISQRLGLPQKQPPAIDVIYPGFGAQVPGAVTMRWIPDFQHRYLPELFSAEEIAARDASIGEIAEKPGVVVVSSQTAKDDFVRFYPDHRATPRVWHFRSLLTVGDLAIDRLRQTYNLPEKYLYLPNQFWVHKNHIAVFKALAQLRHDHGLTIPLVCTGATRDRRNEAHFAGLMSFVEDQGLADQIQFLGLIDRADQVGILRCAAAVVQPSRFEGWSTVVEDVRAVGRPIFLSDLPVHREQAPPHCVYFSPEDSIALAKALQQGWDDLLPGPDLAAERAAKQQVDQYILNSAHSFCNIARDAIALVKAH; from the coding sequence ATGGGACAGCCCCTCACCCTGGGAATTGAGCTAATTGACGACCCCAACTGGATGGGCGGGACGCTCTACCTGCAAAATTTAGCGATCTGTCTGTCACGCCTGCCCGCCCAGGAGCGCCCCCACGTTCGGCTGCTGGGTTCGCCCGAGATCGTCGCCAACTTTACCGCAAGGCACGGGCCTCTGCCGGGAATCAATTCGTCTCCAAAGAGTCTGTTACAAAGGATTTCTCAGCGTTTGGGACTGCCTCAAAAGCAGCCACCCGCGATCGATGTGATCTACCCCGGCTTTGGAGCTCAGGTGCCGGGGGCGGTGACCATGCGCTGGATTCCCGATTTTCAGCACCGCTACCTGCCCGAACTCTTCTCCGCTGAGGAAATTGCGGCTCGGGATGCCTCCATCGGCGAGATTGCCGAGAAGCCGGGGGTGGTGGTGGTGAGCAGCCAAACCGCTAAGGATGACTTTGTGCGGTTTTACCCCGACCACAGGGCTACCCCACGGGTGTGGCACTTTCGATCGCTCCTAACCGTTGGCGACCTGGCCATAGACCGTCTGCGGCAGACCTACAACCTGCCCGAAAAATATCTGTACCTGCCCAACCAGTTTTGGGTGCACAAAAACCACATCGCTGTATTTAAGGCGCTGGCTCAGCTGCGCCACGACCACGGGCTAACCATACCGCTGGTGTGTACAGGGGCGACGCGCGATCGCCGCAACGAAGCCCACTTCGCTGGCCTGATGAGCTTTGTGGAAGACCAGGGGCTAGCGGATCAGATCCAATTTCTGGGTCTGATCGATCGCGCCGATCAGGTCGGCATTTTGCGCTGTGCGGCGGCGGTGGTGCAGCCCTCGCGCTTTGAGGGGTGGAGCACCGTCGTCGAAGATGTGCGCGCCGTCGGCCGCCCGATCTTTCTCTCCGACCTGCCCGTCCACCGCGAACAAGCCCCGCCCCACTGCGTTTACTTTTCCCCAGAGGATTCAATTGCGCTAGCCAAGGCTCTACAGCAGGGGTGGGATGACCTCTTACCTGGCCCTGACCTCGCTGCTGAAAGGGCTGCCAAACAGCAAGTTGACCAATACATATTGAACTCGGCCCATTCATTCTGTAATATCGCCCGAGACGCCATTGCGCTGGTAAAAGCACATTGA
- a CDS encoding glycosyltransferase, with protein sequence MESAKVVVHRLRRAAVRRQPWLNRFFRAKPNEVYFPALDATQRWRKNLYWIPDFQHHYLPHLFSADELAWRNRNFSAIAASPGILLLSSQAALADFQTFYPAATVQPRVWSFCSTIQPGTEADCKQALDSFDLPPKFLYLANQFWRHKDHATVVEALNLLKQQGLTISIVCTGRQEDRRDPAYVQSLLDKLTDYGLRSQVHLLGVVPRQAQIQLLRAAAAVVQPSRFEGWSTVIEDAKALGRPIVASDFAVHREQLHGYNPAWLYPLGEPQALARCLIEIWDGLRPGPDLGREAEAAKLNADQRLALAHQFLAIARDAMICSALGRPT encoded by the coding sequence GTGGAGTCTGCAAAGGTTGTGGTTCATCGCCTGCGGCGGGCGGCGGTACGGCGACAGCCCTGGCTCAATCGATTTTTTAGGGCTAAGCCCAACGAAGTGTATTTTCCGGCGCTGGATGCTACTCAGAGGTGGCGCAAGAACCTGTACTGGATACCCGATTTTCAGCACCACTATTTGCCTCACCTATTTAGTGCCGACGAATTGGCCTGGCGAAACAGAAACTTTTCGGCGATCGCCGCCTCCCCCGGCATTCTGCTGCTGTCAAGCCAGGCGGCCCTGGCCGACTTTCAGACCTTTTACCCCGCAGCGACGGTACAGCCTCGGGTGTGGTCGTTCTGTAGCACCATTCAGCCCGGCACCGAGGCCGACTGTAAGCAGGCCCTAGACTCCTTTGATCTACCGCCCAAGTTTTTGTACCTGGCCAACCAGTTTTGGCGACACAAAGATCACGCCACCGTGGTTGAAGCCCTCAACCTGCTGAAGCAGCAGGGTCTCACCATCTCCATTGTCTGCACCGGCAGGCAGGAGGATAGGCGCGACCCGGCCTACGTGCAGTCGCTGCTGGATAAACTCACCGACTACGGTCTGCGATCGCAGGTGCATCTGCTGGGGGTAGTGCCCCGTCAGGCCCAGATTCAGCTGCTGAGGGCGGCGGCGGCGGTGGTACAGCCGTCTCGCTTTGAGGGGTGGAGCACCGTGATCGAAGACGCCAAAGCGCTGGGGCGACCGATCGTCGCCTCCGACTTTGCGGTACACCGCGAACAGCTCCACGGCTACAACCCCGCCTGGCTCTACCCCCTGGGGGAACCCCAGGCCCTGGCCCGGTGTCTTATAGAGATCTGGGATGGCCTGAGGCCGGGGCCTGATCTGGGGCGCGAGGCCGAGGCGGCCAAACTCAACGCCGACCAGCGGTTGGCCCTGGCCCATCAGTTCCTGGCGATCGCCAGGGATGCTATGATTTGCTCTGCCCTTGGGCGGCCCACCTAG
- a CDS encoding glycosyltransferase family 2 protein, which produces MEAKPETIGPGAETPPVAATTGESEDCLGVGGDRPTVFVVIPVFNRLHFTQACIDALKTQSYRPLQILVSDGGSTDDTVAVLRRDYPEVVVLTAQAELWWAGAMAAGIAYALAHSHSPADYVLMMNNDTQIPPDYVSTLVNAAQTHQAAVGALIVDSRDPAKILDAGEYIDWPTYSFPLKTSVASAETFCGDVDVLPGRGSLVPLSMIRAAGNVEAALWPHYLADYEFFCRLKGHGFKLGVCYETRLLAHIEETGILPGAGVKGFATIWQELFSRRSMSNVVDHWRFVKRHAPAKYRPFILLRLSRRVAGDLAFRTPLRPFFLPFYWALRAVQILIATVKIQAKIFALFWQDIRKNGVDVLCYPHRIPKLIRIPVYLLLCPGPLSHSDCLGRGVDPDLLVSHDILRPASVVDWYCLNSFKLSPEQRSPQLTALVWLALNPIKKIASTLTWNSMMRKGSKP; this is translated from the coding sequence ATGGAAGCCAAACCAGAAACCATTGGGCCTGGCGCTGAAACTCCGCCGGTGGCTGCGACGACAGGGGAATCTGAGGATTGTCTGGGAGTAGGGGGCGATCGCCCCACCGTCTTTGTCGTCATTCCAGTCTTTAATCGCCTGCACTTTACCCAAGCCTGTATTGACGCTCTCAAGACCCAGTCCTATCGACCGCTCCAGATTCTTGTTTCCGACGGGGGGTCTACCGACGATACCGTGGCGGTGCTGCGGCGCGACTACCCTGAGGTGGTGGTGCTGACGGCCCAGGCAGAGCTGTGGTGGGCCGGAGCCATGGCTGCGGGCATTGCCTACGCCCTTGCCCACAGCCACAGCCCCGCCGACTACGTGTTGATGATGAACAACGACACCCAGATTCCTCCCGACTATGTATCTACGCTGGTCAACGCCGCCCAGACCCACCAGGCCGCCGTGGGGGCGCTGATTGTCGATAGCCGCGACCCGGCAAAGATTCTCGATGCTGGGGAATACATCGACTGGCCCACCTACTCGTTTCCGCTCAAGACGAGCGTTGCGTCGGCAGAAACCTTCTGTGGGGATGTGGACGTGCTGCCCGGGCGCGGCAGCCTGGTGCCATTGAGCATGATTCGGGCGGCGGGCAATGTGGAGGCGGCCCTGTGGCCCCACTATCTAGCCGACTACGAGTTCTTCTGTCGGCTTAAAGGCCACGGCTTTAAGCTGGGGGTTTGCTACGAAACTCGCCTGCTCGCCCACATTGAAGAAACCGGCATTTTGCCGGGGGCTGGGGTAAAAGGGTTTGCGACCATCTGGCAGGAGCTATTCTCGCGGCGATCGATGAGCAATGTGGTCGATCACTGGCGGTTCGTAAAACGTCATGCCCCGGCAAAATATCGACCCTTTATTTTGCTGCGCCTCAGCCGCCGCGTGGCTGGCGACCTGGCCTTTAGAACGCCCCTGCGGCCCTTCTTTTTGCCCTTTTACTGGGCATTGCGGGCCGTTCAAATTCTCATCGCCACGGTCAAAATTCAGGCGAAAATTTTCGCCCTGTTCTGGCAGGATATTCGCAAAAACGGTGTCGATGTGCTGTGCTATCCCCACCGCATTCCCAAGCTGATTCGGATTCCGGTGTATCTGCTGCTGTGCCCTGGCCCCCTGAGCCACAGCGACTGCCTGGGCCGGGGGGTAGACCCCGACCTACTGGTGAGTCACGATATTTTGCGCCCGGCCAGCGTGGTCGATTGGTACTGCCTAAATTCCTTTAAGCTGAGCCCAGAGCAGCGATCTCCACAGCTTACGGCCCTGGTTTGGCTGGCCCTCAACCCCATCAAAAAAATCGCCAGCACCCTGACCTGGAACAGCATGATGCGCAAAGGGAGCAAACCATAA
- a CDS encoding bifunctional 2-polyprenyl-6-hydroxyphenol methylase/3-demethylubiquinol 3-O-methyltransferase UbiG, which produces MLKKLSLALKHRLLPILKGLIPDGWRLVPTEGFELVPTDQFDLVPRGQYDYVPKGTYVFGPMDRFVLMPKNRYRAVLLPGQTVSSELGVGWVTEANSPAGYDLLWGDSDNLAAFRAEADHVRDKLTVEIADVVEKNLHSQAAVVDIGCGVGDLLVEMRRRQGDITVAGLDFSPRAVEGALAALPDGSFMQFVIEKHLPYETDAFDVVLCTDVLEHLEYPQAIAAELVRICRPGGSVFIVVPDGDVDLFLGHYWFWNQATLQTLLAEWRPEVARLPITREFIAHISV; this is translated from the coding sequence ATGCTCAAGAAGCTATCTCTGGCCTTAAAGCACAGGCTGTTGCCCATTCTCAAGGGGCTGATTCCCGACGGTTGGCGACTGGTGCCGACCGAGGGGTTTGAGCTGGTGCCGACGGATCAATTCGACCTGGTGCCCAGGGGGCAGTACGACTACGTACCCAAGGGCACCTACGTGTTTGGCCCGATGGATCGCTTTGTGCTGATGCCCAAAAACCGCTACCGGGCGGTGCTGCTGCCGGGGCAGACCGTCAGCAGCGAGCTGGGGGTCGGCTGGGTCACTGAAGCCAACTCCCCGGCGGGGTACGACCTGCTGTGGGGCGACAGCGACAACCTGGCCGCCTTTCGAGCCGAGGCCGACCACGTGCGCGACAAGCTCACCGTAGAAATTGCCGATGTGGTCGAAAAAAACCTGCATTCCCAGGCGGCGGTGGTCGATATCGGCTGCGGCGTGGGCGATCTGCTGGTGGAGATGCGGCGGCGGCAGGGCGACATTACCGTGGCGGGCCTCGACTTTTCGCCCAGGGCGGTGGAGGGAGCCCTGGCCGCCCTGCCCGACGGCAGCTTTATGCAATTTGTGATTGAAAAACATCTGCCCTACGAAACCGATGCCTTTGACGTGGTGCTCTGTACCGACGTGCTGGAGCACCTAGAGTATCCCCAGGCGATCGCGGCGGAACTGGTGCGGATTTGCCGCCCCGGTGGGTCAGTGTTTATTGTGGTGCCCGACGGCGACGTGGATCTTTTCCTCGGCCACTACTGGTTTTGGAACCAGGCCACGCTCCAGACGCTGCTGGCCGAGTGGCGACCCGAGGTCGCCCGGTTGCCCATCACCCGCGAATTTATCGCCCATATTTCTGTCTAA
- a CDS encoding NAD(P)-dependent oxidoreductase has protein sequence MNQKTALVTGAFGAVGRYVSSALAGRGYAVIGLGHGSWSLDQQRRFGLERWVEGDVSLANLGQLEAKPSLIVACAGGSSVGASVNAPYLDFQRTVNATVAILEFMRLQCPEAALVYPSSAAAYGVVEQLPIREDSPLCPSSPYGVHKKIAEEIIAEYSRFFGLKTIVVRLFSVYGEGFCKQLLWDACHRIAANETTFFGTGDETRDWIHAADAAELLVEAASYATPTCPIVNGAYGEPVTVRDILTELFRLMNRGDRPQFSGETRAGDPLHYHADVSKALAWGWQPRVAWQEGLKRYVSWFQAEGSSR, from the coding sequence ATGAACCAAAAAACGGCACTGGTAACGGGAGCCTTTGGGGCGGTAGGGCGGTACGTGAGCTCAGCCCTCGCCGGGCGGGGCTACGCTGTGATTGGCCTGGGGCACGGCAGCTGGAGCCTCGACCAGCAGCGCCGCTTTGGCCTCGAGCGGTGGGTTGAGGGGGATGTCTCCCTGGCCAACCTGGGCCAGCTAGAGGCCAAACCCAGCCTCATTGTGGCCTGTGCGGGCGGCTCGTCGGTGGGGGCCTCGGTAAACGCGCCCTACCTAGACTTTCAGCGCACCGTCAATGCCACCGTGGCAATTTTAGAATTTATGCGCCTGCAATGCCCCGAGGCCGCCCTGGTCTACCCCTCCAGCGCGGCGGCCTACGGGGTGGTAGAGCAACTGCCCATTCGCGAAGACTCGCCCCTCTGCCCCAGTTCGCCCTACGGGGTGCACAAAAAGATTGCCGAAGAAATCATCGCCGAATACTCCCGCTTTTTTGGCCTCAAAACCATTGTGGTGCGCCTGTTCTCGGTCTATGGTGAGGGCTTTTGCAAGCAGCTGCTGTGGGATGCCTGCCACCGCATCGCCGCCAACGAAACCACCTTCTTTGGCACGGGGGACGAAACCCGCGACTGGATTCACGCCGCCGATGCCGCCGAACTGCTGGTGGAGGCCGCCAGCTATGCCACCCCAACCTGCCCGATTGTGAACGGGGCCTACGGCGAGCCCGTTACCGTGCGCGACATTTTGACCGAGCTGTTTAGGCTGATGAACCGGGGCGATCGCCCCCAGTTTTCGGGCGAGACGCGGGCGGGCGACCCGCTGCACTACCATGCCGATGTCAGCAAAGCCCTCGCCTGGGGCTGGCAGCCCAGGGTCGCTTGGCAGGAGGGGCTCAAGCGCTACGTATCCTGGTTTCAAGCCGAGGGCAGCAGTCGCTAG